One window from the genome of Neospora caninum Liverpool complete genome, chromosome VI encodes:
- a CDS encoding Large protein with 8 or more transmembrane domains within NH2 region, related, translating to MGLQVETPSFLLRQIFRLVLDCTVVAGFIGCMVYIATFGNTWTTVSMRFVPSLLGWAFFLSSVFVFEPLYQLYVGITTGQWPTWAARSTLEPRVHGQFKLEEEQAEKAREEGVEQPDARKILLLTKKKALRFNRLVTDFKMRRKLKFRQGLIKASMARLLYWHHLLRHSIHRVCSRPSFALATVVWNFAWSVSWCLTLQRWRRDGFDELWDFRLIQGSDYATQEFFLSAATLEFLMIFLQQTEVMQMLLWPSFWVELFTLPPLTVLFYFVFERMFSSHYIAAELLLLTGWLRWIKTFVMTRFISASVVWGNATKGHVVQLVLGIVFLLTAFASAMFTSDGINPESVGDLDRNLYTVKEFFNFWYFGVVTMSTVGYGDISPRTVMGQCFCITFIVTALIWLPSEFGRLIESLTSRRKVWGRLPLRIDHTAFVVLLGDVEPAQLSTFLQEVRLRRAVPPKVVVLSRHPFEDYRNQMEEAQSGQVRLCLVTGEAGIGGDPSDLLLVQPNHSQGVFVLSSPSALSAYYDRQTLTRLLSLMRLQIDPAHIAVQLCTNVCANIIASMGCLNYSILSDLKMGLIAKALCGHSGIIPLICNLSGSTYPDVPIGQLARQFPPETLPGLCEYVKGAMHSLYAFRVPPCMFGVPFEEVCLGLYYCANIICVGIERDAQPKPSTAHDPARGCGKVACCSSLGRRYRRLVEGRPAGKQAAGRRHAASTSFFSPVNSSMQLCSSSDSSDSEASSPRSREDARWTVARGSHPDAAGEPDGARHVSFFPSLEARPASPSRAAPNLRPRKRAGGNGAESGSSEWRQRQVAASSSPEHTAKRTSGQASQTSLRGKTGEGGPGAASQLCPSLSCRSSVVSPQEERRGKQPPKGGGKPKASRLPYFQTPNQKISFWVNPAGTHYHLREGDKCVIIAPSVGAAEFLESATVVPWSSVFSSPLGRFVDLLATQPARAAAQAAEQAVALAADAKEVVHVAITATKDAVGNVVKAGSDEESSAASSVHNASAKTSSGEAGGNRRSPVLSPKKRREHPEPRGDLVEGAKPKAAGATAEGAAAKAGVGGNSAAGQEGKRGKGVLEHMTGTITPKEQPETTRPGEGAGRIEGRTDDGELSNGEATAAGADGRRGGQSLDMDDGESATEETLPNLRDPGRAVSGQSEEDHRRSRNGEREHPETACEDRLEPRGRPKQFSFSSHPATAPLRSSSTEWCEEPAPVGSSAAFSGSSPGFRRGESRTSLSTSAARASGDADLGALWHSSRGQENHVLTADQPPSTTFASFPTETETDDAFFSEVPYSSPTPSRGTPRETTSEPHPLPASSHPFLATSPQHHSPSASRAALPPVGSPSSPDHANPTRHCLAPPPAALTSSAQGTSPESSPSALGGALAPRLLPLHLTQPAFPADGDTEPANLEKRASSLGTFSSSQDPSGSPLYEDSGYATLTPRRGRSVHERPLVADRAGAERDRDTQSLQSPKSWASLPVAIPTPLELREGRTAEISPSAAAGASNVFKRLFSTPTALEVDRLPVHVWAGGGDEEATVPVVHVGAQDDFDKDLDSQSVGCIATERAEEPVYLPGETEGPEGSKRSSDAEKRDKCRESGRKDPAGGVTWRDARDVPGDKAASDPRRGRATESRYSSDYDDSSTDGSDLLAEPQLSCSDQIFASSYQEGRRLIFSHPDLPLMLICGWPKYLGGLLMKIKAIGGWNVVILTAEAPPPWGDLRYVFPFRRFTAIVRARPLSEVNLVRAGVLDAKRFFIFPLGLDNTVAASGESIVQQDDRNVILVYLQIKNLLLQKADMLLRLRATMPQRQQSTGWREPRDQSTGKASALARALSRSSSHTLRSHFRAFPSARSSASPCPTGSGGRSFPQPLHQNQAVHQQSFSFFGEEGGDEERGEAAAHEEVRFPPQARASRSQDGLGQDARQGLHGPHVVRPSDTSGRSVHNGTGAGANSGTPLFHASPQHAASSPGLTTKEDGLRPASLYLHGETRQSSLPLCGEGNAKGARAAGREGNSGRRGSESLSSWIPSDRESVANPQLGPGLNRCGVLHCRMHSSEGRGGVAPRGLFEDHGPRIRLPRSCPEARRGKEQDAEVRRGHDGVRHQIERVKANAVWRETAENLDSVSSDLPFASFSSEELMKIASEASLQTDPSPSCLDTEFSPHEFFHGNLELGHEFLSENVGGQEAAAPVSEREARDGASAGASSSPKPPGVASPPSASPAVSSTCSGKISTRVHLSMAKDTETPNHPPGPGIERNVKDYPCYSSATYLLSPEYISGNLFADRMNFGFLTQHPAISPYSITPQFLSELIGYAFTGKWPGIQLESIPPSSLEDGLTFGDLFRTLLLDNKKIAVGLYRSGIGALKSYVYTCPSRQCLLQPTDRVFVIPVGFPRPPLSPEKVIKRVNAYLATTLAGGS from the exons ATGGGGCTGCAAGTGGAGACGCCGTCCTTTCTGCTCCGGCAGATTTTTCGTTTGGTTTTGGACTGCACCGTGGTGGCGGGCTTCATCGGCTGCATGGTGTACATCGCCACCTTTGGGAACACGTGGACGACCGTGTCGATGCGTTTcgtgccgtctctcctcggaTGGGcattcttcctttcctcggtCTTTGTCTTTGAGCCGCTCTACCAGCTCTACGTGGGAATTACCACCGGACAGTGGCCGACGTGGGCGGCGCGGTCCACCCTCGAACCTCGCGTCCACGGACAGTTCAAGCTGGAAGAagagcaggcagagaaggcgcgcgaggaggGCGTCGAGCAACCCGACGCGCGAAAGATCTTGTTgctgacgaagaagaaggcgctgcgtTTCAACCGGCTCGTGACGGACTTCAAGATGCGCCGAAAACTGAAGTTTCGCCAGGGCCTGATTAAAGCGTCGATGGCGCGTCTGCTATATTGGCACCACCTTCTCCGGCACTCCATTCACCGCGTCTGCAGCAGGCCGTCCTTTGCGCTGGCGACGGTCGTGTGGAATTTCGCCTGGTCCGTCTCCTGGTGCTTGACTCTCCAGCGGTGGCGACGAGACGGCTTCGACGAGCTGTGGGACTTTCGCCTCATCCAGGGCTCGGACTACGCGACGCAGGAGTTCTTCCTGTCGGCGGCCACGCTCGAGTTCTTGATGATTTTCCTCCAGCAGACGGAAGTGATGCAAATGTTGCTCTGGCCCTCGTTCTGGGTCGAGCTCTTCAcgctgccgcctctcacGGTTCTCTTTTACTTTGTGTTCGAGCGTATGTTCTCCAGCCACTACATCGCAGCCGAGCTCCTGCTTCTCACCGGCTGGCTGCGCTGGATCAAGACCTTCGTCATGACCCGGTTCATCAGTGCCTCGGTCGTCTGGGGCAACGCGACCAAGGGCCACGTGGTCCAGCTGGTGCTCGGGATCGTTTTCCTGCTCACTGCGTTTGCCTCTGCCATGTTCACTTCCGACGGAATCAATCCGGAAAGCGTCGGCGACTTGGACCGCAACCTGTACACCGTGAAAGAGTTCTTCAACTTTTGGTACTTTGGAGTGGTCACCATGTCCACCGTCGGCTACGGAGACATCTCGCCGCGCACGGTTATGGGCCAGTGTTTTTGCATCACGTTCATCGTCACGGCTCTGATTTGGTTGCCCAGCGAGTTCGGGCGGCTCATCGAGTCGCTGACCTCGCGGCGAAAAGTCTGGGGGCGCTTGCCGTTGAGGATCGATCACACCGCCTTCGTCGTGCTCCTCGGAGATGTCGAGCCCGCCCAGCTGTCCACCTTCTTGCAGGAAGTCCGGCTTCGGCGAGCTGTACCCCCCAAGGTCGTGGTGCTGAGCAGACACCCGTTCGAGGACTATCGGAACCAGATGGAGGAGGCTCAGAGCGGCCAGGTGCGGCTCTGTCTCGTCACCGGCGAAGCAGGAATCGGCGGCGATCCCTCCGACCTTCTCTTGGTCCAGCCGAACCATTCCCAGGGCGTCTTCGTGCTCTCCTCCCCGTCGGCGCTGTCGGCCTACTACGACCGCCAGACGTTGACGCGGCTGCTCAGTCTGATGCGCCTCCAAATCGACCCCGCCCACATCGCCGTCCAGCTGTGCACGAACGTGTGCGCCAACATCATCGCCTCCATGGGCTGTCTCAACTACTCGATTCTGAGCGACTTGAAGATGGGCTTGATCGCGAAGGCCCTCTGCGGCCACTCGGGCATCATTCCGCTCATCTGCAACCTCTCTGGAAGTACCTATCCAGACGTGCCGATCGGACAGCTCGCCAGGCAGTTCCCGCCGGAGACCCTGCCCGGCCTCTGCGAATATGTGAAAGGTGCAATGCACTCCCTCTACGCGTTTCGCGTCCCGCCCTGCATGTTTGGCGTCCCCTTTGAAGAGGTTTGTCTCGGGCTGTACTACTGCGCAAACATCATCTGCGTGGGGATCGAACGCGACGCACAGCCAAAACCGTCGACGGCGCATGACCCTGCGCGTGGCTGCGGCAAAGTCGCCTGCTGCTCAAGCCTCGGGAGGCGGTACAGGCGGCTGGTCGAGGGACGGCCCGCGGGCAAGCAGGCCGCAGGCCGTCGCCACGCTGCGTCCaccagcttcttctcgccagtGAACAGTTCGATGCAGCTCTGCTCCTCTTCCGACTCCTCAGATTCCGaagcttcgtcgcctcgctcccggGAAGACGCACGGTGGACCGTGGCGCGAGGTTCGCATCCCGACGCGGCCGGTGAGCCGGACGGAGCCCGCCACGTCAGTTTTTTCCCGTCGCTCGAGGCGCGACCCGCGTCGCCTTCACGCGCCGCGCCGAACTTGCGACCGCGCAAGCGAGCCGGCGGGAACGGCGCGGAGTCCGGCAGCAGCGAGTGGAGACAGCGCCAGGTCGCCGCGAGCTCGTCTCCGGAGCacacggcgaagaggacCTCTGGCCAGGCGAGCCAAACATCTCTACGGGGCAAGACCGGCGAGGGAGGTCCGGGCGCCGCGTCGCAGCTCTGTCCCTCGTTGTCTTGCCGTtcttccgtcgtctctccgcaaGAAGAGCGTCGTGGCAAGCAGCCGCCCAAGGGTGGAGGCAAACCGAAGGCCTCCCGTCTTCCCTATTTCCAGACTCCGAATCAAAAAATTTCCTTCTGGGTCAACCCCGCAGGCACGCACTACCACCTAAGAGAGGGCGACAAGTGCGTCATCATTGCTCCGTCCGTCGGCGCTGCCGAGTTCCTCGAGTCCGCCACAGTCGTCCCTTGGtcgagcgtcttctcctcgcctctcgggCGGTTCGTGGACCTCCTCGCGACTCAGCCGGCGCGCGCAGCTGCGCAGGCAGCGGAGCAAGCGGTCGCGTTGGCGGCGGACGCGAAGGAGGTGGTGCATGTGGCGATCacggcgacgaaggacgCCGTCGGGAACGTGGTGAAAGCCGGGTCTGACGAAGAGAGCTCCGCGGCCTCGAGCGTGCACAACGCGTCCGCAAAGACGTCAAGCGGGGAGGCTGGTGGGAACCGGCGGTCACCTGTTTTAtcgccgaagaagcgaagagaacaCCCAGAGCCTCGAGGCGACCTTgtggaaggcgcgaaacCGAAGGCCGCAGGCGCCACGGCggaaggcgctgctgcgAAGGCAGGCGTCGGCGGCAACTCGGCGGCCGgacaagaagggaagaggggaaagggggTTTTGGAACACATGACAGGAACAATCACGCCCAAAGAGCAACCGGAGACCACGCGCCCGGGCGAGGGTGCGGGCCGCATCGAAGGGCGCACGGACGACGGCGAACTGAgcaacggcgaggcgacagcggcgggAGCGGACGGTCGGCGCGGCGGACAGTCCCTTGACATGGACGACGGGGAATCCgccacagaggagacgcttCCGAATCTCCGAGACCCAGGAAGGGCGGTGAGCGgacagagcgaggaagaccaTCGGAGGTCCCGGaacggcgagcgagagcaCCCCGAGACCGCATGCGAAGACAGGCTGGAACCCCGTGGGCGGCCCAAGcagttttctttttcttcgcaccCGGCGACGGCTCCTCTCCGCTCGTCTTCGACTGAGTGGTGTGAGGAGCCCGCGCCGGTCGGCtcgtctgccgccttctctggcaGTTCGCCGGGTTTCCGCCGCGGGGAGTCGAGaacgtctctctcgaccTCTGCAGCGCGTGCTTCAGGTGACGCAGACCTCGGCGCTCTGTGGCACTCTTCTCGGGGACAAGAAAACCACGTGCTCACTGCCGATCAGCCCCCTTCCACGacttttgcctctttcccaaccgagacggagacggacgacgcgtttttctcagaGGTTCCTTACTCTTCCCCAACTCCTTCTCGTGGGACGCCCCGCGAGACAACGTCTGAGCCGCACCCCCTGCCCGCTTCTTCGCATCCATTTCTGGCTACGTCGCCTCAGCATcactcgccttctgcctcgcgtgcGGCTCTTCCGCCTGTCGGTTCTCCGTCCAGTCCGGATCACGCGAACCCAACGCGTCACTgcctcgccccgccgccTGCTGCTTTGACCTCTTCTGCCCAAGGGACGTCTCCAGAGTCTTCACCATCGGCTCTGGGCGGCGCACTCGCGCCTCGGCTGCTCCCTCTCCATCTAACGCAGCCTGCGTTTCCCGCTGACGGCGACACGGAACCCGCGAACTTGGAGAAACGGGCGTCGTCTCTTGGCACGTTCAGTTCCAGCCAGGACCCGTCGGGTTCGCCGCTCTACGAAGATTCTGGATATGCCACCCTCACTCCGCGCCGTGGGAGGAGCGTCCATGAGCGACCTTTGGTGGCAGATCGCGctggagcagagagagatcgtGACACGCAGAGCCTGCAAAGTCCAAAAAGCTGGGCGAGCTTGCCAGTGGCCATCCCCACGCCTCTGGAGctcagagagggaagaacagcCGAGATCAGTCCGTCGGCAGCTGCCGGTGCTTCCAACGTCTTCAAGAGGCTGTTTAGCACTCCCACGGCGCTGGAAGTTGATCGGCTTCCAGTCCACGTCTGGGCTGGTGGAGGG GATGAAGAAGCGACCGTCCCTGTGGTTCACGTCGGCGCTCAAGACGACTTTGATAAGGACCTAGATTCGCAGTCTGTCGGGTGCATCGCGACGGAGCGTGCAGAAGAGCCTGTCTATCttcctggagagacagagggccCGGAAGGCAGCAAGCGCAGttcagacgcagagaagagagacaagtgTCGAGAGAGTGGCCGAAAGGACCCGGCAGGTGGGGTCACCTGGCGAGATGCGCGAGACGTCCCAGGGGACAAAGCGGCAAGCGACCCAAGACGGGGACGGGCCACAGAGAGCAGGTATTCGAGCGACTACGACGACTCGTCCACCGATGGGTCTGATCTGCTGGCGGAGCCCCAGCTGTCGTGTTCCGACCAG ATCTTTGCGTCGAGCTACCAGGAAGGCCGCCGGCTCATCTTCTCTCACCCGGACCTCCCGCTTATGCTCATTTGCGGATGGCCCAAGTATCTCGGAGGCCTTCTGATGAAGATTAAAGCCATCGGCGGGTGGAATGTCGTCATCCTCACGGCAGAG GCACCGCCGCCGTGGGGGGACTTGCGGTACGTGTTCCCGTTTCGAAGGTTCACAGCCATCGTTCGAGCCCGGCCTCTTTCCGAGGTCAATCTGGTCAG GGCAGGCGTTCTGGATGCGAAGCGGTTCTTTATTTTCCCTCTCGGACTCGACAACACAGTCGCAGCGAGTGGCGAATCGATTGTGCAGCAGGATGATCGCAACGTCATTCTCGTGTACCTTCAAATCAAGAATCTGCTTCTTCAG AAAGCGGACATGCTTTTACGCCTTCGCGCGACGATGCCTCAGCGTCAGCAGTCTACCGGGTggagagagccgcgagaCCAGTCCACTGGAAAGGCCAGTGCGCTCGCTCGAGCTCTTTCCAGGTCCTCGTCGCACACTTTGCGGTCGCATTTTCGTGCGTTTCCGTCGGCTCGGAGTTCTGCTTCGCCCTGTCCGACAGGGAGCGGCGGACGTTCATTTCCGCAGCCCCTTCATCAGAACCAAGCCGTCCACCAGCaatctttttctttctttggcgaggagggaggagacgaagagagaggcgaggcggcagcgcaCGAAGAGGTTCGATTTCCACCTCAggcgcgtgcgtctcgcAGTCAGGACGGCCTGGGGCAAGATGCACGGCAGGGTTTGCATGGCCCCCACGTGGTTCGTCCTAGCGATACTTCTGGTAGGTCTGTTCACAACGGGACAGGCGCCGGGGCTAACAGCGGAACGCCCCTTTTCCACGCTTCGCCGCAGCacgctgcttcttctccggggCTAACcacgaaggaagacggactGCGGCCGGCAAGTCTGTACCTCCACGGAGAGACTCGCCAGAGCTCTCTTCCCCTGTGTGGCGAAGGCAACGCGAAAGGTGCGCGGGCCGCAGgccgggaaggaaacagcggaCGGCGAGGCTCGGAATCTTTGTCGTCCTGGATCCCCAGTGATCGTGAATCCGTGGCGAATCCGCAGCTGGGACCCGGTCTCAATCGATGCGGGGTGCTCCACTGTCGCATGCACTCTTCTGAAGGGAGGGGAGGGGTCGCACCGAGAGGCCTTTTCGAGGACCATGGCCCAAGGATTCGCTTACCTCGCTCCTGTCCAGAAGCAAGAAGGGGCAAGGAACAAGACGCGGAAGTTAGGAGAGGACACGACGGCGTCCGCCACCAGATAGAGAGGGTAAAAGCAAACGCTGTGTggagggaaacggcggagaATCTTGATTCGGTTTCTTCTGATTTGCCTTTCGCAAGTTTCAGTTCGGAGGAACTCATGAAAATCGCGTCGGAGGCGTCCCTGCAGACGGACCCATCTCCCTCTTGTCTTGACACGGAATTCTCGCCTCACGAATTTTTCCACGGAAACCTCGAACTGGGTCACGAATTCCTGAGTGAAAACGTGGGAGGCCAGGAGGCCGCAGCACCGGTTtcggaaagagaggcgagagatgGCGCCTCTGCTggcgcttcgtcgtctcccaAGCCGCCGGgagtcgcgtctcctccatCAGCTTCACCTGCTGTCTCGAGCACTTGCTCCGGAAAGATCTCTACGCGTGTTCATCTCTCCATGgcgaaagacacagagacaccaaACCACCCTCCGGGTCCTGG GATTGAGCGGAACGTGAAGGACTACCCTTGCTACAGTTCAGCCACTTACCTGCTCTCTCCCGAATACATCAGTGGAAACCTCTTTGCTGATAGAATGAATTTCGGTTTCCTTACGCAACATCCTGCGATTTCCCCTTACTCCATCACGCCTCAATTCCTTTCGGAGCTCATTGGATACGCCTTCACGGGCAAGTGG CCGGGTATTCAGCTGGAGTCGATTCCCCCCTCGTCTCTGGAAGATGGCCTCACCTTCGGAGATTTGTTCCGTACCCTGCTTCTCGACAACAAGAAGATCGCCGTTGGACTGTACCGGAG TGGTATAGGCGCACTCAAGAGCTACGTTTATACATGCCCGTCTCGACAGTGCCTTCTGCAGCCGACAGACCGGGTGTTTGTTATCCCTGTTGGCTTCCCGCGGCCTCCGTTGTCTCCAGAAAAGGTGATAAAGAGAGTTAATGCGTACCTGGCAACGACGCTAGCCGGGGGCTCATAG